From a region of the Methanoculleus receptaculi genome:
- a CDS encoding phosphatidylglycerophosphatase A gives MFEIERRLEEKGIARRDIIASAMELYIPHGIDEDEAAGRLDAKIGQVLDDPNVSSLLLGAILLEDELYWKRKNSEIADDPVFLLSDEIIGMAIAEVIGGTYARFEFTRYDQKKPGILSKLGPFLDDAVAGLIAGCTSRLYSESMGSV, from the coding sequence ATGTTCGAGATCGAGCGCAGGCTGGAAGAGAAGGGTATCGCAAGGAGAGATATCATCGCTTCCGCAATGGAACTCTACATCCCCCACGGGATAGATGAGGATGAGGCCGCAGGCAGGCTGGATGCGAAGATCGGGCAGGTTCTCGATGACCCAAACGTATCCTCGCTTCTCCTTGGCGCCATTCTGCTCGAGGATGAACTCTACTGGAAGCGGAAGAACTCCGAGATCGCCGACGATCCGGTCTTCCTCCTCTCGGACGAGATCATCGGGATGGCTATCGCCGAGGTGATCGGGGGGACATACGCGCGGTTCGAGTTCACCCGCTACGACCAGAAAAAACCGGGGATCTTAAGCAAACTCGGGCCGTTCCTGGATGACGCCGTCGCCGGGCTGATCGCTGGCTGCACATCGCGCCTCTACAGTGAGTCGATGGGATCGGTGTGA
- a CDS encoding YkgJ family cysteine cluster protein, protein MLGVDEIAERLGSIGFCCRECGRCCQRVGEDSNLVLVGAAELREIMAATGMKREEIVEPYPEFIRAGNGGEYTLAWCLRRTLDACIFLKDGRCSIYEHRPWICRTYPFMLVDDDLIISECPGLGASISPSAARDAAADLCRRQAAEAEEEAEIREIFRETEIPPGKRVVIDSEGMKVLDG, encoded by the coding sequence ATGCTCGGAGTAGATGAGATCGCAGAACGACTCGGGTCGATAGGCTTCTGCTGCAGGGAGTGTGGCAGGTGTTGCCAGAGGGTCGGGGAAGACTCAAACCTTGTGCTGGTGGGCGCCGCTGAACTTCGTGAGATCATGGCTGCTACCGGGATGAAGAGGGAAGAGATTGTTGAGCCCTACCCGGAGTTTATCAGAGCAGGAAACGGTGGTGAGTACACCCTGGCCTGGTGCCTTCGGCGAACGCTCGATGCGTGTATCTTCCTCAAGGATGGCCGGTGCTCGATCTATGAGCATCGTCCGTGGATCTGCCGCACCTACCCTTTCATGCTGGTCGATGATGACCTGATTATCTCGGAATGCCCGGGTCTCGGCGCTTCCATATCCCCCAGCGCTGCACGCGATGCTGCTGCCGATCTCTGCAGGCGCCAGGCCGCGGAGGCCGAGGAGGAGGCAGAGATCCGCGAAATCTTTCGGGAGACGGAGATTCCACCGGGAAAGAGGGTCGTGATCGATAGTGAGGGCATGAAGGTGCTCGATGGCTGA
- a CDS encoding GMP synthase subunit A: protein MLPLYVVNNHGQFNHLILRTLRDMDIEAGMISNMTPPDEVASGCRGIILGGGPTLERAGLTGDYLDLDIPVLGICLGLHIIATARGGAIRRGASGGFGGVEVEVLEQDPLLQGYPERMQVWASHADEVSVVPEGFLRVARSAICDVEAMVSPEERLYGIQWHPEVSHTFNGRLLFENFDRICSE, encoded by the coding sequence ATGCTTCCACTCTATGTGGTCAATAACCATGGACAGTTCAACCACCTGATCCTCCGGACACTCCGCGATATGGATATAGAGGCCGGGATGATCTCGAACATGACGCCGCCTGACGAGGTCGCCAGCGGCTGCCGTGGAATCATCCTTGGCGGCGGACCCACCTTGGAACGCGCCGGTCTCACCGGCGACTACCTCGACCTCGATATCCCGGTCCTCGGGATCTGCCTCGGGCTGCACATCATCGCAACAGCGCGTGGAGGCGCGATCCGCCGGGGTGCGAGCGGAGGTTTCGGGGGGGTTGAGGTGGAGGTCCTGGAACAGGATCCTCTCCTCCAGGGCTACCCCGAGAGGATGCAGGTATGGGCTTCGCATGCAGACGAGGTCTCGGTGGTGCCGGAGGGGTTTCTCCGGGTTGCAAGATCGGCCATCTGCGATGTGGAGGCTATGGTCTCTCCAGAAGAACGCCTCTACGGGATCCAGTGGCACCCGGAGGTCAGCCATACTTTTAACGGCCGACTTTTATTCGAGAATTTTGATAGGATATGCTCGGAGTAG
- the cobT gene encoding nicotinate mononucleotide-dependent phosphoribosyltransferase CobT, with protein MSNPFLSEDPGIRPRRPMMAVVLGNTMLSTVPGISGAGPTPEKTLLTPVLDAELITNGAITSMPARPNTPTGCPTPASITRSMMELTGLSPIFINSGLAHTPTVPCLDVYGRPGGDPRREDAVPDAPLLFERGEAIGRILANYSDLLMLGECVPGGTTTALCVLRALGYDASVSSAFPRNPLDLKEAVCREVFTRIRETGVEEPVGILRAAGDPMMPVAAGIASTYSGEIIFAGGTQMLAVAAVLKALGRRVPHLATTVYVRDDPSAGFSRSVAEVGTTAYYVDPDFKNIGHPGLARYCIGEVKEGAGAGGAMVLAYLMGHRPEEISRKILDFVMKYA; from the coding sequence ATGTCTAACCCGTTCCTCTCTGAAGACCCGGGGATACGGCCTCGCCGCCCGATGATGGCGGTGGTGCTTGGAAACACCATGCTATCAACCGTTCCCGGCATATCGGGTGCAGGGCCGACACCGGAGAAGACGCTGCTAACGCCGGTTCTGGATGCAGAACTCATCACGAACGGCGCGATCACGAGCATGCCGGCCAGGCCCAACACCCCCACGGGGTGCCCAACACCCGCCTCCATCACCCGGTCGATGATGGAACTGACCGGGCTATCCCCCATCTTCATCAACTCCGGGCTTGCACACACACCCACCGTTCCCTGTCTGGACGTCTACGGGAGACCCGGCGGCGATCCCCGCCGGGAAGATGCGGTGCCGGATGCGCCGCTCCTCTTTGAACGGGGGGAGGCGATCGGCCGGATTCTTGCAAACTACAGCGACCTCCTGATGCTTGGCGAGTGCGTCCCCGGCGGGACGACCACCGCCCTCTGCGTCCTGCGGGCGCTCGGATACGACGCATCGGTCAGCAGCGCCTTCCCGAGAAACCCCCTTGACCTGAAGGAGGCCGTCTGTCGTGAGGTGTTCACCAGGATCCGGGAGACCGGGGTGGAGGAGCCCGTGGGTATCCTCCGCGCCGCTGGCGACCCCATGATGCCAGTCGCTGCAGGGATCGCGAGCACATACTCCGGTGAGATAATCTTTGCCGGCGGAACCCAGATGCTGGCCGTTGCGGCCGTCCTGAAAGCCCTGGGACGGAGGGTGCCGCACCTTGCGACAACGGTCTATGTCAGGGACGATCCCTCCGCAGGGTTCAGCCGTTCCGTAGCCGAAGTCGGCACCACCGCCTATTACGTTGACCCGGACTTCAAGAATATCGGCCACCCAGGACTTGCCCGATACTGTATCGGCGAGGTGAAGGAAGGGGCGGGTGCCGGCGGAGCCATGGTGCTTGCATACCTCATGGGCCACAGACCGGAGGAGATCTCACGAAAAATACTCGATTTTGTAATGAAGTATGCCTGA
- the cobS gene encoding adenosylcobinamide-GDP ribazoletransferase, translating to MRSVLALFQFCTSLPLGRPVEFEHFARRSYLYPLAGYLIGGIAAIVTFWIASPPVGAAVAIAAVLLLSGCNHFDGLLDFGDGLMAHGRREKRIAAMTDRTTGAGAVAAGILVTLLAFSGLQAVANIPLTILTAEVCAKTAMSWLTTLGRPFREGMHSYLHSFAKPWFLVPAFLLTLPLFLLPLPRLALVLALAATAAITAFMLVLSRRVFGGVNGDIVGASNEIVRAGVILLLALA from the coding sequence GTGAGATCGGTTCTTGCCCTTTTCCAGTTCTGCACATCCCTCCCTCTTGGCAGACCGGTTGAGTTCGAGCACTTCGCCCGCCGTTCTTACCTTTACCCCCTTGCCGGTTATCTCATCGGCGGGATAGCGGCCATTGTCACGTTCTGGATAGCATCACCCCCTGTGGGAGCGGCCGTCGCCATCGCCGCGGTGCTCCTCCTCTCCGGGTGCAACCACTTCGACGGCCTGCTGGACTTCGGCGACGGACTTATGGCCCACGGCAGGCGGGAAAAGAGGATCGCGGCAATGACCGATCGGACAACAGGGGCGGGCGCTGTTGCGGCGGGGATCCTCGTCACGCTCCTTGCGTTTTCCGGGCTCCAGGCCGTCGCAAACATTCCTCTAACCATACTTACCGCCGAGGTCTGCGCCAAGACCGCGATGTCCTGGCTCACGACCCTCGGTAGACCGTTTCGCGAGGGTATGCATTCCTATCTCCATAGTTTTGCAAAACCCTGGTTTCTGGTCCCGGCATTCCTGCTGACGCTTCCGCTATTCCTGCTGCCGCTGCCGCGGCTGGCTCTCGTGCTTGCCCTTGCAGCCACCGCCGCCATAACCGCGTTTATGCTTGTGCTCTCCCGGAGGGTCTTTGGCGGGGTAAATGGGGATATCGTTGGGGCATCAAACGAGATAGTCCGGGCCGGTGTCATCCTCCTCCTTGCTCTCGCATAA